In Solanum pennellii chromosome 3, SPENNV200, a single window of DNA contains:
- the LOC107014933 gene encoding aquaporin TIP2-1 — protein sequence MAGGVAIGSFSDSFSVVSLKSYLAEFISTLIFVFAGVGSAIAYGKLTTNAALDPAGLVAIAVCHGFALFVAVSISANISGGHVNPAVTCGLTFGGHITFITGSFYMLAQLTGAAVACFLLKFVTGGCAIPTHGVGAGVSILEGLVMEIIITFGLVYTVFATAADPKKGSLGTIAPIAIGLIVGANILAAGPFSGGSMNPARSFGPAMVSGNFEGFWIYWIGPLVGGSLAGLIYTNVFMTQEHAPLSNEF from the exons atggCTGGCGGCGTAGCTATTGGAAGTTTTAGTGATTCATTCAGCGTTGTCTCTCTTAAGTCCTATCTTGCTGAATTCATCTCCACACTCATCTTTGTCTTCGCCGGAGTTGGTTCCGCCATTGCTTACG GCAAGTTGACAACAAATGCTGCACTTGATCCGGCTGGGCTTGTAGCTATTGCAGTTTGCCATGGATTTGCTCTATTTGTAGCCGTTTCGATTTCCGCTAACATCTCCGGTGGTCATGTTAACCCTGCGGTCACCTGCGGATTAACCTTCGGCGGCCATATTACCTTTATCACTGGCTCCTTCTACATGCTTGCTCAACTTACCGGCGCCGCTGTAGCTTGCTTCCTCCTCAAATTCGTCACCGGTGGATGT GCTATTCCAACTCATGGAGTCGGAGCTGGTGTGAGCATACTAGAAGGACTCGTGATGGAAATAATAATCACATTTGGTTTAGTGTATACTGTATTCGCAACTGCCGCTGACCCGAAGAAGGGTTCATTGGGCACAATTGCACCGATTGCAATTGGTCTCATTGTTGGAGCTAATATTTTGGCTGCCGGACCATTCTCCGGTGGATCAATGAACCCAGCTCGTTCATTTGGACCAGCAATGGTTAGTGGTAACTTTGAGGGTTTCTGGATCTACTGGATTGGTCCATTAGTTGGTGGTAGTTTGGCTGGTCTTATTTACACCAATGTGTTCATGACACAAGAACATGCTCCGTTATCCAATGAGTTCTAA
- the LOC107012112 gene encoding uncharacterized protein LOC107012112 isoform X2: protein MIAYRSFLSVDLAWKFTKVHVVPKRTQHFQRCFSSCGFSYNSQTHIEGGLRVDMDRKKQKMVAKTWRPISIQSRSTEGGLGDEKHDFGGQVQEIKCTVSSYESTVQKAVQVSEGIDLEGRATPSADDESLSAAQKHSVTVKAGASLMRFIRGKGGATQRTIEEEMKVKIILPFSRNEDCLIIEGSSAESVARASDIVQAVIDEAVKSRNLDYSHFVSLPLAIHPELVNKLINFQNSVLGITVVNEDENLECDSSGKTSDSEGQQNLSEPRIAVELKTEDSNDRVKMDKTNIPLVSYSAKVSKSSTSESKASKLLDLGIEKSIFIKPKTFHLTVLMLKLWNKDRIEAAAEVLRSVSPKVIDALESRPVSIRLKGLECMKGSPAKARVVYAPVEVIGGEDRLLRACQVITNAFIEAGLVLENDLNQKLKLHATIMNARHRKSKRGSKKVDSFDARKIFGQYGSEDWGEYLVREAHLSQRFVFDDDGYYHCCASIPFPEEMQLD from the exons ATGATAGCTTACCGGTCTTTTTTAAG CGTTGATCTTGCTTGGAAGTTCACAAAGGTTCATGTAGTACCGAAGCGCACACAACACTTCCAG AGGTGTTTTTCTTCATGCGGTTTCAGTTATAACTCGCAGACGCATATTGAAGGAGGTTTACGTGTTGATATGGACCGGAAAAAGCAGAAAATGGTTGCTAAAACATGGAGACCTATTTCTATTCAATCAAGGTCTACTGAAG GTGGTTTAGGTGATGAGAAGCATGATTTTGGAGGTCAAGTGCAAGAAATTAAATGCACCGTTTCTTCGTATGAGTCAACAGTTCAGAAGGCAGTGCAGGTTAGTGAAGGCATTGATCTAGAAGGACGAGCAACACCTTCAGCTGATGATGAATCACTTTCAGCAGCTCAGAAGCATTCAGTTACAGTCAAG GCAGGGGCTTCCTTGATGCGTTTTATCAGAGGGAAAGG AGGTGCAACACAGAGGACAATTGAGGAGGAAATGAAAGTAAAAATCATACTTCCATTCTCGCGGAATGAGGATTGCCTCA TCATAGAAGGCAGTTCTGCTGAAAGTGTGGCAAGAGCATCAGATATAGTCCAAGCTGTAATTGATGAG GCAGTTAAAAGCCGAAATCTTGACTACTCTCACTTTGTATCACTTCCATTGGCCATACATCCTGAATTGGTCAACAAGCTCATCAACTTCCAAAACTCAGTTCTTGGAATTACAGTAGTTAATGAAGATGAAAATTTGGAATGTGATTCGAGTGGTAAAACTTCTGATTCGGAAGGTCAGCAGAACTTGAGCGAACCACGGATTGCGGTGGAACTCAAAACTGAAGATTCTAATGATCGTGTTAAAATGGATAAAACCAACATACCACTTGTGAGTTACTCGGCTAAAGTATCTAAATCCTCTACCTCAGAATCAAAGGCTTCTAAACTATTAG ATTTAGGAATTGAGAAATCCATCTTTATTAAACCAAAAACATTCCACTTGACTGTGCTCATGCTGAAGCTTTGGAACAAGGACCGAATTGAAGCTGCTGCTGAAGTTTTGCGG AGTGTCTCACCAAAAGTAATTGATGCTTTGGAGAGCCGACCTGTGTCTATAAGACTGAAGGGTTTG GAGTGCATGAAAGGTTCTCCAGCAAAAGCTCGTGTTGTATATGCTCCTGTGGAAGTAATTGGTGGTGAAGATAGACTTTTACGTGCCTGTC AGGTGATCACCAATGCGTTCATTGAAGCTGGTCTTGTtcttgaaaatgatttaaaccAGAAGTTAAAG TTGCATGCCACCATAATGAATGCGCGGCACAGAAAAAG CAAAAGAGGATCAAAGAAGGTTGATTCCTTTGATGCACGAAAGATTTTTGGTCAATATGGCTCGGAAGACTGGGGGGAGTATCTTGTACGCGAAGCTCATCTTTCACAAAGGTTTGTGTTTGATGACGATGGCTATTACCATTGCTGTGCTTCCATCCCATTTCCTGAAGAGATGCAACTTGATTGA
- the LOC107012112 gene encoding uncharacterized protein LOC107012112 isoform X1, translating to MIAYRSFLSVDLAWKFTKVHVVPKRTQHFQLLQRCFSSCGFSYNSQTHIEGGLRVDMDRKKQKMVAKTWRPISIQSRSTEGGLGDEKHDFGGQVQEIKCTVSSYESTVQKAVQVSEGIDLEGRATPSADDESLSAAQKHSVTVKAGASLMRFIRGKGGATQRTIEEEMKVKIILPFSRNEDCLIIEGSSAESVARASDIVQAVIDEAVKSRNLDYSHFVSLPLAIHPELVNKLINFQNSVLGITVVNEDENLECDSSGKTSDSEGQQNLSEPRIAVELKTEDSNDRVKMDKTNIPLVSYSAKVSKSSTSESKASKLLDLGIEKSIFIKPKTFHLTVLMLKLWNKDRIEAAAEVLRSVSPKVIDALESRPVSIRLKGLECMKGSPAKARVVYAPVEVIGGEDRLLRACQVITNAFIEAGLVLENDLNQKLKLHATIMNARHRKSKRGSKKVDSFDARKIFGQYGSEDWGEYLVREAHLSQRFVFDDDGYYHCCASIPFPEEMQLD from the exons ATGATAGCTTACCGGTCTTTTTTAAG CGTTGATCTTGCTTGGAAGTTCACAAAGGTTCATGTAGTACCGAAGCGCACACAACACTTCCAG ttgttgcagAGGTGTTTTTCTTCATGCGGTTTCAGTTATAACTCGCAGACGCATATTGAAGGAGGTTTACGTGTTGATATGGACCGGAAAAAGCAGAAAATGGTTGCTAAAACATGGAGACCTATTTCTATTCAATCAAGGTCTACTGAAG GTGGTTTAGGTGATGAGAAGCATGATTTTGGAGGTCAAGTGCAAGAAATTAAATGCACCGTTTCTTCGTATGAGTCAACAGTTCAGAAGGCAGTGCAGGTTAGTGAAGGCATTGATCTAGAAGGACGAGCAACACCTTCAGCTGATGATGAATCACTTTCAGCAGCTCAGAAGCATTCAGTTACAGTCAAG GCAGGGGCTTCCTTGATGCGTTTTATCAGAGGGAAAGG AGGTGCAACACAGAGGACAATTGAGGAGGAAATGAAAGTAAAAATCATACTTCCATTCTCGCGGAATGAGGATTGCCTCA TCATAGAAGGCAGTTCTGCTGAAAGTGTGGCAAGAGCATCAGATATAGTCCAAGCTGTAATTGATGAG GCAGTTAAAAGCCGAAATCTTGACTACTCTCACTTTGTATCACTTCCATTGGCCATACATCCTGAATTGGTCAACAAGCTCATCAACTTCCAAAACTCAGTTCTTGGAATTACAGTAGTTAATGAAGATGAAAATTTGGAATGTGATTCGAGTGGTAAAACTTCTGATTCGGAAGGTCAGCAGAACTTGAGCGAACCACGGATTGCGGTGGAACTCAAAACTGAAGATTCTAATGATCGTGTTAAAATGGATAAAACCAACATACCACTTGTGAGTTACTCGGCTAAAGTATCTAAATCCTCTACCTCAGAATCAAAGGCTTCTAAACTATTAG ATTTAGGAATTGAGAAATCCATCTTTATTAAACCAAAAACATTCCACTTGACTGTGCTCATGCTGAAGCTTTGGAACAAGGACCGAATTGAAGCTGCTGCTGAAGTTTTGCGG AGTGTCTCACCAAAAGTAATTGATGCTTTGGAGAGCCGACCTGTGTCTATAAGACTGAAGGGTTTG GAGTGCATGAAAGGTTCTCCAGCAAAAGCTCGTGTTGTATATGCTCCTGTGGAAGTAATTGGTGGTGAAGATAGACTTTTACGTGCCTGTC AGGTGATCACCAATGCGTTCATTGAAGCTGGTCTTGTtcttgaaaatgatttaaaccAGAAGTTAAAG TTGCATGCCACCATAATGAATGCGCGGCACAGAAAAAG CAAAAGAGGATCAAAGAAGGTTGATTCCTTTGATGCACGAAAGATTTTTGGTCAATATGGCTCGGAAGACTGGGGGGAGTATCTTGTACGCGAAGCTCATCTTTCACAAAGGTTTGTGTTTGATGACGATGGCTATTACCATTGCTGTGCTTCCATCCCATTTCCTGAAGAGATGCAACTTGATTGA